A section of the Methanofollis sp. UBA420 genome encodes:
- the rpiA gene encoding ribose-5-phosphate isomerase RpiA, with protein MSTAMIAAEAKRNAGYRAAGAVEDGMVVGLGTGSTVFFAMERLGMRIAGEGLSIAGVPTSYQAAVRAHRYGIPLTSLDEHPEIDIAIDGADQVDPDLCLIKGRGAALLREKCVADASRKVLIVVDPTKMVDTLSAPVPVEVLPFASAGVIRRLALLGAEPVLRDGVKKDGPVVTDNGNFIVDCDFGAIKSPRVLEREIAAIPGALECGLFTAYGEKITVIVGEEKGCRVVSLQ; from the coding sequence ATGAGTACGGCGATGATTGCAGCAGAGGCGAAGCGGAATGCGGGGTATCGGGCAGCCGGGGCGGTCGAAGACGGGATGGTCGTCGGTCTCGGCACCGGGTCGACCGTCTTTTTTGCGATGGAGCGGCTGGGGATGCGGATCGCCGGAGAGGGTCTGTCCATCGCCGGCGTTCCGACATCCTACCAGGCGGCCGTCCGTGCACACCGGTACGGCATCCCGCTCACGAGCCTCGACGAACACCCCGAGATCGATATCGCCATCGACGGGGCCGATCAGGTCGATCCGGATCTTTGCCTGATCAAGGGACGCGGCGCGGCGCTCCTCCGGGAGAAATGCGTGGCGGACGCATCCCGAAAGGTGCTCATCGTCGTCGATCCGACGAAGATGGTCGATACCCTGAGTGCACCCGTCCCGGTCGAGGTGCTCCCGTTCGCCTCCGCAGGCGTCATCCGGCGCCTCGCTCTCCTCGGCGCCGAGCCGGTTCTCCGGGACGGCGTGAAGAAAGACGGCCCGGTTGTTACCGACAACGGGAACTTCATCGTTGATTGCGACTTCGGAGCGATCAAAAGTCCCCGGGTCCTGGAAAGAGAGATAGCCGCCATTCCCGGCGCGCTCGAGTGCGGCCTTTTCACGGCATACGGAGAAAAAATAACGGTTATTGTCGGTGAGGAGAAGGGTTGCCGCGTTGTGTCATTGCAATGA
- a CDS encoding ArsR family transcriptional regulator gives MRSDKIQYFTPRDEELAELLMGIGIKRNVSKVLVYLANTDEATSRDIERGTDLRQPEVSIAMRYLKECNWIDTRESKSESKGRPVKIYTLSRPITEIMDTIEKEKKKEARHQLDLIQKMRECISLQ, from the coding sequence ATGAGGTCCGACAAGATACAGTATTTTACGCCACGCGATGAAGAACTCGCTGAACTTCTCATGGGTATCGGTATCAAGAGGAATGTCTCCAAAGTGCTCGTATACCTTGCGAACACCGATGAAGCAACCTCTCGCGATATCGAGCGGGGCACCGATCTCCGCCAGCCTGAAGTCAGCATCGCCATGCGCTACCTCAAGGAGTGCAACTGGATCGACACCCGCGAGAGCAAGTCGGAGAGCAAAGGGCGGCCGGTGAAGATCTACACGCTCTCCCGTCCGATAACGGAGATCATGGATACAATCGAGAAGGAAAAGAAAAAAGAAGCCCGGCACCAGCTGGACCTCATTCAGAAGATGCGGGAATGCATCTCATTGCAATGA
- a CDS encoding TATA-box-binding protein, with translation MNERKPEESLKIENIVASAKVTDSLDLPSLASQLKDAEYNKKRFPGVVLRMQDPKIAALVFGSGKVVLTGAKSIDSLSRGLQILGEHLRALGIDIPEPEKLTYKVQNIVTSADLGTPINLNKIAVGFNLDKIEYEPEQFPGLVYRLDDPKVVVLLFGSGKLIITGGKVPEDARRAVQRILSELSSLGLI, from the coding sequence CGCGAAAGTGACGGATTCGCTTGATCTCCCCTCTCTTGCCTCCCAGTTGAAGGACGCGGAATATAATAAAAAACGGTTCCCCGGCGTCGTTCTCCGGATGCAGGACCCGAAGATCGCCGCACTCGTCTTCGGCTCCGGCAAGGTCGTCCTGACCGGTGCGAAGAGCATCGACAGCCTCTCGCGGGGCCTGCAGATCCTCGGCGAGCACCTGCGGGCACTCGGTATCGATATCCCCGAACCTGAAAAACTGACCTACAAGGTCCAGAACATCGTCACATCGGCAGACCTCGGGACACCGATCAACCTGAATAAGATTGCCGTAGGGTTCAACCTGGACAAAATCGAATACGAACCCGAACAGTTCCCCGGGCTCGTTTACCGGCTCGACGACCCGAAGGTGGTCGTTCTCCTCTTCGGGTCCGGCAAACTGATCATCACCGGCGGCAAGGTGCCCGAAGACGCCAGGCGTGCGGTGCAGCGGATCCTCTCCGAACTCTCCAGTCTCGGGCTCATCTAA